One Glycine max cultivar Williams 82 chromosome 6, Glycine_max_v4.0, whole genome shotgun sequence DNA segment encodes these proteins:
- the LOC100818259 gene encoding protein ULTRAPETALA 2, which yields MAEEKSGSSKRRKQFRVGDDGKILFDEEELKMILGFNRGEDYIEVLCGTTNKVYGDYAGRLKINNNGEYFITCECCPGCPLVNVTPEAFEKHALKEGTGRWKSNIWVHCEDEDRVPLWKTPLTKYYTHQANVANWKDSAMRKRNFHRDEFLHCTSCRKERRFRLKNRPDIKNYHEALNNKSWTCSLWPYHKITCDDDEERPSLRASRGCSRSSTCQGCSTCYCEGCIKCRFEDCNCQECRDFMLYAEP from the exons ATGGCTGAAGAGAAATCCG GGTCATCAAAACGAAGAAAACAGTTTAGGGTTGGAGATGATGGTAAGATATTGTTTGACGAAGAAGAGCTCAAAATGATCCTCGGTTTCAACAGAGGTGAAGACTATATTGAGGTTCTTTGTGGCACTACAAACAAAGTATATGGAGATTATGCTGGGAGGCTAAAAATCAATAACAATGGTGAATATTTTATCACTTGTGAGTGCTGCCCTGGGTGTCCCTTGG TGAATGTGACTCCAGAAGCGTTTGAGAAGCATGCTTTGAAAGAAGGGACTGGAAGGTGGAAGAGCAACATCTGGGTTCATTGTGAAGATGAAGATAGAGTTCCACTCTGGAAGACACCTCTGACGAAATATTACACACACCAGGCAAATGTGGCTAACTGGAAAGACTCTGCAATGAGGAAACGAAACTTTCACAGGGATGAGTTCCTACATTGCACGAGTTGCAGGAAGGAGCGCAGGTTCCGTCTCAAGAACAGACCAGATATTAAGAACTACCATGAAGCTTTGAACAACAAATCCTGGACTTGTTCTCTTTGGCCTTACCATAA aatAACCTGCGATGATGATGAAGAGAGACCAAGTCTGAGAGCAAGCAGGGGCTGTTCTCGTTCTTCAACTTGCCAAGGCTGCTCAACTTGTTACTGCGAAGGGTGCATCAAGTGCCGTTTTGAGGATTGCAATTGCCAAGAATGCAGAGACTTTATGCTTTATGCTGAACCTTAA